From Triticum urartu cultivar G1812 chromosome 2, Tu2.1, whole genome shotgun sequence, a single genomic window includes:
- the LOC125534411 gene encoding SKP1-like protein 1 isoform X2, producing MNTARKITLKSLEGEEFEVDEAVAMESQTIRHMIEDECADNAIPLPNVNSKTLSMVIEYCNKHVQASPKPADSGAAADASSSASAAAAAPAPTEDMKSWDAEFIKVDQAILFDLILAANYLDIKGLLDLTCQTVADMIKGKTPEEIRKTFNIKNDFTPEEEAEIRRENQWAFE from the exons ATGAATACGGCCCGA AAGATCACGCTCAAGAGCTTGGAGGGCGAGGAGTTCGAGGTCGACGAGGCGGTCGCCATGGAGTCCCAGACCATCCGCCACATGATCGAGGACGAGTGCGCCGACAACGCCATCCCGCTCCCCAACGTCAACTCGAAGACCCTCTCCATGGTCATTGAGTACTGCAATAAGCATGTCCAAGCCAGCCCCAAGCCGGCCGACTCCGGCGCAGCCGCAGACGCCAGCTCCTCCGCTTCTGCGGCAGCCGCGGCGCCAGCCCCCACCGAGGACATGAAGAGCTGGGACGCTGAGTTCATCAAGGTCGACCAGGCCATCCTCTTCGACCTCATCCTGGCTGCAAATTACCTTGACATCAAGGGATTGCTGGACCTTACTTGCCAGACTGTTGCCGACATGATCAAGGGCAAGACTCCCGAGGAGATCCgcaagaccttcaacatcaagaATGACTTTacaccggaggaggaggcagagatCCGCAGGGAGAACCAGTGGGCTTTTGAGTAG
- the LOC125534411 gene encoding SKP1-like protein 1 isoform X3, whose protein sequence is MAAAEGEKKITLKSLEGEEFEVDEAVAMESQTIRHMIEDECADNAIPLPNVNSKTLSMVIEYCNKHVQASPKPADSGAAADASSSASAAAAAPAPTEDMKSWDAEFIKVDQAILFDLILAANYLDIKGLLDLTCQTVADMIKGKTPEEIRKTFNIKNDFTPEEEAEIRRENQWAFE, encoded by the coding sequence ATGGCGGCCGCGGAGGGAGAGAAGAAGATCACGCTCAAGAGCTTGGAGGGCGAGGAGTTCGAGGTCGACGAGGCGGTCGCCATGGAGTCCCAGACCATCCGCCACATGATCGAGGACGAGTGCGCCGACAACGCCATCCCGCTCCCCAACGTCAACTCGAAGACCCTCTCCATGGTCATTGAGTACTGCAATAAGCATGTCCAAGCCAGCCCCAAGCCGGCCGACTCCGGCGCAGCCGCAGACGCCAGCTCCTCCGCTTCTGCGGCAGCCGCGGCGCCAGCCCCCACCGAGGACATGAAGAGCTGGGACGCTGAGTTCATCAAGGTCGACCAGGCCATCCTCTTCGACCTCATCCTGGCTGCAAATTACCTTGACATCAAGGGATTGCTGGACCTTACTTGCCAGACTGTTGCCGACATGATCAAGGGCAAGACTCCCGAGGAGATCCgcaagaccttcaacatcaagaATGACTTTacaccggaggaggaggcagagatCCGCAGGGAGAACCAGTGGGCTTTTGAGTAG
- the LOC125534411 gene encoding SKP1-like protein 1 isoform X1, which produces MAEQKKITLKSLEGEEFEVDEAVAMESQTIRHMIEDECADNAIPLPNVNSKTLSMVIEYCNKHVQASPKPADSGAAADASSSASAAAAAPAPTEDMKSWDAEFIKVDQAILFDLILAANYLDIKGLLDLTCQTVADMIKGKTPEEIRKTFNIKNDFTPEEEAEIRRENQWAFE; this is translated from the exons ATGGCCGAGCAG AAGAAGATCACGCTCAAGAGCTTGGAGGGCGAGGAGTTCGAGGTCGACGAGGCGGTCGCCATGGAGTCCCAGACCATCCGCCACATGATCGAGGACGAGTGCGCCGACAACGCCATCCCGCTCCCCAACGTCAACTCGAAGACCCTCTCCATGGTCATTGAGTACTGCAATAAGCATGTCCAAGCCAGCCCCAAGCCGGCCGACTCCGGCGCAGCCGCAGACGCCAGCTCCTCCGCTTCTGCGGCAGCCGCGGCGCCAGCCCCCACCGAGGACATGAAGAGCTGGGACGCTGAGTTCATCAAGGTCGACCAGGCCATCCTCTTCGACCTCATCCTGGCTGCAAATTACCTTGACATCAAGGGATTGCTGGACCTTACTTGCCAGACTGTTGCCGACATGATCAAGGGCAAGACTCCCGAGGAGATCCgcaagaccttcaacatcaagaATGACTTTacaccggaggaggaggcagagatCCGCAGGGAGAACCAGTGGGCTTTTGAGTAG